A single genomic interval of Cervus elaphus chromosome 19, mCerEla1.1, whole genome shotgun sequence harbors:
- the TM4SF1 gene encoding transmembrane 4 L6 family member 1, translating into MCYGRCARCIGHSLVWLATLCIVANILLYFPNGETKYASENHLSRFVWFFSGILGGGLLMFVPAFTFIGLDQEDCCGCCGHENCGKRCAMLSSILAALLGIAGSGYCVIVAALGLEEGPRCMDASGQWNYTFASTEGDYLLDSSMWSKCVEPKHIVEWNVSLFSILLALGGIEFILCLIQVINGMLGGVCGYCSSRQQQYDC; encoded by the exons ATGTGCTACGGGAGATGCGCGCGATGCATCGGACACTCGCTGGTGTGGCTCGCCACCCTCTGCAttgttgctaatattttgctttaCTTTCCTAATGGGGAAACCAAGTATGCTTCTGAGAACCATCTCAGCCGCTTCGTGTGGTTCTTCTCCGGTATCCTGGGAGGGGGCTTGCTG ATGTTCGTGCCGGCATTCACCTTCATCGGGCTGGACCAGGAGGACTGCTGCGGCTGTTGTGGCCACGAAAACTGCGGCAAGAGATGCGCG ATGCTGTCTTCTATACTGGCCGCACTCCTTGGGATTGCCGGCTCTGGCTACTGTGTCATTGTGGCCGCGCTGGGCTTAGAGGAAGGACCAAGATGCATGGATGCCAGTGGCCAGTGGAACTACACCTTTGCCAGCACGGAGGGAGA CTACCTTCTGGATAGCTCCATGTGGTCCAAATGTGTGGAACCCAAGCATATAGTGGAATGGAATGTTTCTCTGTTTTCGATCCTCTTGGCACTTGGTGGGATTGAATTCATCTTGTGTCTCATTCAAGTAATAAACGGAATGCTTGGAGGTGTCTGCGGTTATTGTTCCTCTCGCCAACAG cAATATGACTGCTAG